One window of Gloeothece citriformis PCC 7424 genomic DNA carries:
- the dnaA gene encoding chromosomal replication initiator protein DnaA, whose amino-acid sequence MELSPQDLWTQVLERLQSRLPRPAFDTWIGTAKIEQLTPQYLVICAANPFILNHLQKNYLQIIADVVEEILGYSIDIQLTSTQGENIAIVGETQVSAYYPTLSGEHPKPIKLNPKYTFSRFVVGSNNRLAHAATLAVAESPGREFNPLFLCGGVGLGKTHLMQAIAHYRLQMYPDSKVFYVSTEQFTNDLITAIRQDSLQSFREHYRTADILLVDDIQFIEGKEYTQEEFFHTFNTLHEAGKQVVIASDRPPKQIPTLEDRLISRFSMGLIADIQVPDLETRMAILQKKAEYENMRLPREVIEYIATHYTSNIRELEGALIRAITYISISGLSMTVENLAPVLNPPVERGEVTPELILNIIAETYKVSVEDLKGNSRRREISLARQIGMYLMRQHTDLSLPRIGEEFGGKDHTTVMYSYDKINQLQKKDLDLSQTLSQLSDRIHLASRTQKTT is encoded by the coding sequence GTGGAACTTTCGCCCCAAGACCTCTGGACACAAGTTCTAGAACGTCTCCAGAGTCGTTTACCTCGTCCTGCCTTTGACACTTGGATCGGGACTGCTAAAATTGAACAGTTGACTCCACAATATCTAGTCATCTGTGCGGCTAATCCTTTTATTCTCAATCATTTACAAAAAAATTACCTTCAAATTATTGCTGATGTTGTCGAAGAGATTCTCGGTTATTCTATAGATATTCAACTGACTTCGACTCAAGGAGAAAACATAGCTATAGTTGGGGAGACACAAGTGTCTGCTTATTATCCCACCCTATCCGGTGAACATCCTAAACCGATTAAACTTAATCCTAAATATACCTTTTCTCGTTTTGTCGTCGGGTCAAATAATCGTTTAGCCCATGCTGCTACTCTAGCAGTGGCTGAGTCTCCCGGACGAGAATTTAATCCTTTATTTTTGTGTGGTGGGGTAGGATTAGGTAAAACCCATCTCATGCAAGCGATCGCCCATTATCGTCTCCAGATGTATCCTGATTCTAAGGTTTTTTATGTGTCTACCGAACAATTTACCAATGATTTAATTACGGCTATTCGTCAAGATAGTCTCCAAAGTTTTCGAGAACATTATCGAACGGCAGATATTTTATTAGTGGATGATATTCAGTTTATTGAGGGGAAAGAATACACTCAAGAGGAATTTTTTCATACTTTTAATACTTTACATGAAGCCGGTAAACAGGTGGTGATTGCTTCTGATCGACCTCCTAAACAAATTCCCACCCTAGAAGATCGTCTTATTTCTCGGTTTTCGATGGGATTAATTGCCGATATTCAAGTTCCAGATTTAGAAACCCGCATGGCTATTTTACAGAAAAAAGCCGAGTATGAAAATATGCGTCTTCCCAGGGAGGTGATTGAATATATTGCTACTCATTATACGTCTAATATTCGAGAATTAGAGGGGGCATTAATTCGGGCAATTACTTATATTTCGATTTCGGGTTTATCGATGACGGTAGAAAATCTAGCACCGGTTTTAAATCCTCCTGTAGAAAGAGGGGAAGTTACTCCGGAACTCATTTTAAATATTATCGCTGAAACTTATAAGGTTTCTGTGGAAGATTTAAAGGGAAATTCTCGCCGCCGAGAGATTAGTTTAGCCCGACAAATCGGAATGTATTTAATGCGTCAACATACGGATTTAAGTTTACCGAGAATTGGGGAAGAATTTGGCGGTAAAGATCATACAACGGTGATGTATAGTTATGACAAGATTAATCAACTCCAAAAGAAGGATTTAGATCTTTCTCAAACTCTATCTCAATTAAGCGATCGCATTCATTTAGCCAGTCGAACTCAAAAGACAACTTAG